The stretch of DNA TGAGGTTTTATATAAAATACATAAAAAATTATAAGTTTAGTAGGATAGAAGAGACTTTCTTCAGGAAATGGATAAGATAAAATATTTTGTCGAAAAACCCAAACTAGTAGGATGAAAAAAATTAGAAACAAAAAACAAAATTACGTAAATCTTTTTAGATATTTGGTATCATTTCGGTTAAGAAATGCCATAAAAGCGTAGTATTTTTGCATCCAAACAAAAACAAACAAAAACAACAATGAACGCTAATAATTACAATCCAATCGAAGAAGTTTTAGAAAAAGTACAAGCCAGAGGAGGTTGGGTGAACGCACATTCTCATTTGGATAGAGCGTATTCTTTGACTCGAGATACTTTTGCATTATCGAACTCTTATCTAAAAGAGAAATGGCATTTGGTCGATGACATGAAAAGAAATTCTTCTGTTGATGATATTTATTTCCGAATGGAAAAAGCCATTACTTATATGCTCGAGCAGGGTGTACAAGCGATTGGCTCTTTTATAGATTGTGATGAAGTAATTGAAGATCGGTCTATTTTAGCGGCACAGCGTTTACGAGAAAATTACGGGAACGATTTAGAAATTCGTTTTGCCAATCAAGTTCTCAAAGGTGTTATTGACCCAAAAGCAAGAGAATGGTTTGATCTTTCTGCTCAGTTTGTAGACATTATTGGGGGGTTGCCAGCCAAAGATTTTGGTAAAGAAGACGAACACCTAGATATTCTACTCTCTACAGCCAAAGAAAAAAATCTATTGGTACATGTACATGTCGATCAGTTCAATACCGACGAAGAAAAAGAAACCGAACAATTGGCACGTAAAGTTATCGAACATGGAATGCAAGGTAAAGTTTCTGCGGTACATTCGATATCGGTTGCCGCTCATCCGAAAAAATATCGTTTCGAGTTGTATGATTTGATAAAAGAAGCAGATTTGCATGTAATTTCTTGTCCGACTGCATGGATCGATCATAACCGTACAGAACGTTTAGCACCTTCACATAATTCGGTAACTCCGGTTGATGAAATGGTGCCAAGAGGGATAAATGTAGCCTTTGGTACGGACAATATAAATGATATATACAAACCTTTTTCAGATGGTCATTTACTTACCGAATTGAGAGTGATGTTAGAAGCTTGCCACTATTATGATGTGGAGAGCCTTTCTGATATTGCTACAGTAAACGGACTTAAGGTTTTAGGGTTATCCAAGTAAACTAAAACTTATAACAAAAATTGCCACAAAAAAAATGAAATAAACTATGCAACTACACGTAAATAACGAGAGTGATCGCTTGAAAACAGTTGTATTAGGTATTGCCAATGATATGGGAAAAGAACCTACTTTACAAGAAGTTTTTGATGCAAAATCGTATGAAAGTGTTTTGGAAAAAACCTATCCAAAAGAAAAAAATTTGGTAAATGAAATAGCCGAATTCGAAGCTGTATTAAA from Weeksella virosa DSM 16922 encodes:
- a CDS encoding amidohydrolase family protein, whose amino-acid sequence is MNANNYNPIEEVLEKVQARGGWVNAHSHLDRAYSLTRDTFALSNSYLKEKWHLVDDMKRNSSVDDIYFRMEKAITYMLEQGVQAIGSFIDCDEVIEDRSILAAQRLRENYGNDLEIRFANQVLKGVIDPKAREWFDLSAQFVDIIGGLPAKDFGKEDEHLDILLSTAKEKNLLVHVHVDQFNTDEEKETEQLARKVIEHGMQGKVSAVHSISVAAHPKKYRFELYDLIKEADLHVISCPTAWIDHNRTERLAPSHNSVTPVDEMVPRGINVAFGTDNINDIYKPFSDGHLLTELRVMLEACHYYDVESLSDIATVNGLKVLGLSK